A window of the Streptomyces luomodiensis genome harbors these coding sequences:
- a CDS encoding helicase C-terminal domain-containing protein, producing the protein MPAETGRGGGGPRDIGTRDDGLQDLGRQDRNRDDHSRADRGRGAPRTLAEELRTRPDDALAALLRARPDLLSPVPNDLTQLATRAGTRASVVRAVERLDRFALQTAEALAIAPDPCPYETLRDLLTGDADATGADGPGAGPDAGERAAIVAELPRAVATLRDQALVWGGDDRLRLVRTARELLAPSPTSPSPTGLGPTVQEATSGMSPGRLQELLAGAGLPPTHDPVTAVAALTGLFQDRARMAALLDGAPAAATTVLAKLTWGPPYGEASVSSPTPPVGWLLDRGLLLPSGPRNVVLPREVALHLRGGRAHRAPEPLAPPLSPVTERDPQAVDNAAAGQAFTAPATVEELLGHWESAGPPVLRAGGLSVRDLKRTAVALDVSEPVAAFWIELAYAAGLVASDGETDERYAPTPAYDDWLRLPAEERWARLAAAWLPATRTAGLVGGRDGRGRTLAALGPDLDRSPAPEVRRRVLELLATLPPGAAPTPEVLLTRLRWERPVGHRGAPAPGTASPTGAAVGASPTGAGTSTAEDLRSRLARWTVAEAEMLGITGRGALSSHGRALLERHPDEPSAGGDAAAAHAASLLAPLLPEPLDHVLLQADLTAVAPGPLERPLAETLGVLADVESKGGATVYRFTPESVRRALDAGRTADDVHTFLAAHSRTPVPQPLAYLVDDVARKHGRLRIGAASAYLRCDDDALLAEILADRRSAGLRLRRLAPTVLAAEAPPDMLLEGLRAMGYAPAAESAEGDVLVTRPEAQRTPPRTPPVPVPEGPPVPNAALLGAAVRAIRAGDLAATAPHKPVAGSGAGPGSEAGAGTGAGAEAGSGSGAGAGSGSGAGSAAAGDRLPRTTSADTLATMQAAALTGSNVWIGYVNADGAASQRVIAPVRVEGGFVTAYDHTADEVRTYPLHRITGAAELAEDAT; encoded by the coding sequence GTGCCCGCAGAGACCGGCCGAGGGGGCGGCGGCCCACGGGACATCGGCACACGGGACGACGGCCTCCAAGACCTCGGCCGCCAGGACCGGAACCGCGACGACCACAGCCGCGCCGATCGCGGCCGTGGGGCGCCGCGCACCCTCGCCGAGGAGCTGCGCACCCGGCCCGACGACGCCCTCGCCGCCCTGCTGCGCGCCCGCCCCGATCTGCTCTCCCCGGTGCCGAACGACCTCACCCAGCTCGCCACCCGGGCCGGCACCCGCGCCTCGGTCGTACGGGCCGTGGAGCGGCTCGACCGGTTCGCCCTCCAGACCGCCGAGGCCCTGGCGATCGCGCCCGACCCGTGCCCGTACGAAACGCTGCGGGATCTGCTGACGGGCGATGCGGACGCGACCGGAGCCGACGGCCCCGGCGCCGGGCCGGACGCCGGAGAGCGCGCGGCCATCGTGGCCGAGCTGCCGCGTGCCGTGGCCACTCTGCGCGACCAGGCCCTCGTCTGGGGCGGGGACGACCGGCTGCGCCTCGTCCGCACCGCCCGCGAGCTGCTCGCCCCGTCCCCCACCTCACCCTCTCCCACCGGTCTCGGCCCGACCGTCCAGGAGGCCACGTCCGGGATGTCGCCGGGCCGGCTTCAGGAGCTGCTGGCGGGTGCCGGGCTGCCGCCCACGCACGATCCGGTGACGGCGGTGGCGGCCCTGACCGGGCTGTTCCAGGACCGCGCCCGGATGGCGGCGCTGCTCGACGGGGCGCCGGCGGCCGCGACGACCGTGCTGGCCAAGCTGACCTGGGGACCGCCGTACGGGGAGGCGTCCGTCTCCTCGCCGACCCCGCCCGTCGGCTGGCTGCTGGACCGCGGACTGCTGCTGCCGTCCGGGCCGCGCAATGTGGTGCTGCCCCGCGAGGTCGCCCTGCATCTGCGCGGCGGCCGGGCGCACCGCGCCCCCGAGCCGCTGGCCCCGCCGCTCTCGCCCGTCACCGAGCGCGATCCACAGGCTGTGGACAACGCCGCGGCGGGCCAGGCCTTCACCGCGCCGGCCACCGTCGAGGAGTTGCTGGGCCACTGGGAGAGCGCCGGACCGCCGGTGCTGCGCGCGGGCGGGCTCAGCGTCCGCGACCTCAAGCGGACCGCCGTGGCACTCGACGTGTCCGAACCGGTGGCCGCCTTCTGGATCGAGCTGGCGTACGCGGCCGGACTGGTGGCCTCCGACGGCGAGACCGACGAGCGCTACGCCCCCACCCCCGCCTACGACGACTGGCTGCGGCTGCCCGCCGAGGAGCGCTGGGCCCGGCTCGCCGCCGCCTGGCTGCCCGCGACCCGTACGGCGGGGCTGGTCGGCGGCCGGGACGGCAGGGGCCGCACCCTCGCCGCGCTCGGCCCGGACCTGGACCGCTCACCGGCTCCCGAGGTCCGCCGCCGGGTCCTCGAACTCCTCGCCACCCTCCCGCCCGGTGCCGCGCCCACCCCCGAGGTGCTGCTCACCCGGCTGCGGTGGGAGCGACCGGTCGGCCACCGCGGTGCCCCCGCCCCGGGCACCGCCTCGCCCACCGGGGCCGCCGTTGGAGCCTCGCCCACCGGAGCAGGCACCAGCACCGCGGAGGACCTGCGCTCGCGGCTGGCCCGCTGGACCGTGGCCGAGGCCGAGATGCTCGGGATCACTGGCCGGGGCGCGCTGTCCTCCCACGGCCGCGCGCTGCTGGAACGCCACCCGGACGAGCCGTCCGCCGGGGGCGACGCGGCAGCCGCGCACGCCGCGTCGCTGCTCGCGCCGCTGCTCCCCGAACCCCTCGACCACGTCCTGCTCCAGGCCGACCTGACCGCCGTCGCGCCCGGCCCCCTGGAACGGCCGCTCGCCGAGACGCTGGGCGTGCTCGCCGACGTCGAGTCCAAGGGCGGCGCGACCGTCTACCGCTTCACGCCCGAGTCCGTACGCCGTGCGCTGGACGCCGGGCGGACCGCCGACGACGTGCACACCTTCCTCGCCGCGCACTCCCGCACCCCGGTACCGCAGCCGCTCGCGTACCTCGTCGACGACGTGGCCCGTAAGCACGGCCGGCTGCGCATCGGCGCCGCCTCCGCGTATCTGCGCTGCGACGACGACGCGCTGCTCGCCGAGATCCTCGCCGACCGCCGCTCGGCCGGGCTGCGGCTGCGCCGTCTCGCCCCCACCGTGCTGGCCGCCGAGGCACCGCCGGACATGCTGCTGGAGGGGTTGCGGGCGATGGGGTACGCCCCCGCGGCCGAGTCCGCCGAGGGCGATGTGCTGGTCACCCGCCCGGAGGCCCAGCGCACCCCGCCCCGTACGCCGCCCGTCCCGGTCCCGGAGGGCCCGCCGGTGCCCAACGCCGCCCTGCTGGGCGCCGCGGTGCGCGCCATCCGCGCCGGGGACCTCGCCGCGACCGCACCGCACAAACCGGTGGCCGGGTCCGGAGCCGGACCGGGTTCCGAGGCCGGGGCCGGTACTGGGGCCGGGGCCGAGGCTGGGTCGGGTTCCGGGGCAGGGGCGGGGTCGGGTTCCGGGGCCGGTTCCGCCGCCGCCGGCGACCGGCTGCCCCGCACCACCTCCGCCGACACCCTCGCCACCATGCAGGCCGCGGCCCTGACCGGCTCCAACGTGTGGATCGGCTACGTCAACGCCGACGGCGCCGCCTCCCAGCGCGTGATCGCCCCGGTCCGGGTCGAGGGCGGCTTCGTCACGGCGTACGACCACACGGCCGACGAGGTCCGTACGTACCCCCTGCACCGCATCACCGGCGCCGCCGAACTGGCCGAGGACGCGACCTAG
- a CDS encoding VanZ family protein translates to MTKRSRTAKPQTAKAQTAKAQAAKTRPAAMPRTGEDRATSVPEPQDAPAKAPLQRDSFGSRVARALVLLLAFVCMVGFAVGLAKATLVPSPGSVDLVHTNLRPGQSLRTYLDQPAFRDTVKQIGGNVLLGVPFGVLLPMLVPKARGAVRVVVVTALVMVAVETAQGLIVEGRAFDIDDVILNTTGALLGYVVVGRRLGRALHPRRHHWWHRWTQRPPAA, encoded by the coding sequence ATGACGAAGCGGTCCCGGACCGCGAAACCCCAGACGGCGAAAGCCCAGACGGCTAAGGCCCAGGCCGCCAAGACTCGGCCCGCCGCCATGCCCAGGACCGGGGAGGACCGGGCGACGAGCGTCCCGGAACCGCAGGACGCCCCGGCGAAGGCGCCCCTTCAGCGTGACTCGTTCGGCTCGCGCGTGGCGCGGGCGCTGGTGTTGCTGCTGGCGTTCGTCTGCATGGTCGGCTTCGCGGTGGGGCTCGCCAAGGCTACGCTCGTGCCCTCGCCCGGTTCCGTCGACCTCGTCCACACCAATCTGCGTCCGGGGCAGTCGCTGCGCACCTACCTGGATCAGCCCGCCTTCCGGGACACCGTGAAGCAGATCGGCGGCAATGTGCTGCTCGGCGTGCCCTTCGGGGTGCTGTTGCCCATGTTGGTGCCCAAGGCGCGGGGCGCGGTGCGGGTGGTGGTGGTGACGGCCCTGGTGATGGTGGCCGTCGAGACCGCTCAGGGGCTCATCGTCGAGGGCCGGGCCTTCGACATCGACGACGTCATCCTCAACACCACGGGCGCTCTGCTCGGCTATGTGGTGGTCGGCCGCCGGCTGGGCCGCGCCCTGCACCCCCGCCGCCACCACTGGTGGCACCGGTGGACCCAGCGGCCGCCTGCCGCCTGA